TCTGTTGATTTTGTGAACCTGTCCGCAATCATTCAGCCATGTTAAAGCCAACTCATAATCCTTTGCCCTACTGCCTTCTTTTATGAGTCCATAAATGAATTTTCTGTTCTCCTTTGCCAGTTGCGACGGGATCGAATTCCATACCATGCGTATTCTTGGGACTATACTGACCGGCGCATGTTTGGAAAAATCTTGTTCGTAAGCGTAGAGAATTTGTTTGTGGATAGAGCGGATTTCGTTGAAATCTCTATTTACAACAAAATGGGAAACTGCTTCAGGCATTCCACCCACAAAATAGTAATGCTTTAAATGTTCTATAAATTTTGATTTGAAAGCTGTAATGAGTTTCCAATCGCACTTACTGAGCATCTCCACAAGATTTACTTCATCAAATGCTTCTAAATATTCAATAAATGAAAGTGGATATAAATCAAGAAACTGAACTTTTCCTACCGGAAATGAAACATTGGAGTGGATGGCCATTCCAAGAAGAGATCCTGCTGCCATAATATGGAATTGAGGAGCATCCTCGCAAAAGTATTTCAAGGCAGTTATTAACTTCGGAATTGCCTGGATCTCGTCCAGAATTATTAGAGTGTTTGCTGGATCAATCTTCACTCCGGATTCAACTTCAAGTGCGAGAATGATTCTCTGAATATCAAAATCATCCTTTACGATGGTTTCCAATCGTTTGGTTTTCTCAATATTCAAATAAACTGTATTTTCATAATAAATTCTTCCAAATTCTTTCATTAACCAGGTTTTTCCAACCTGTCGTGCACCTCTGATAATCAGTGGTTTTCTGGATGTAGAGTCCTTCCACGAAATTAGTTCAGCGATTTTAGTTCTTTTCATGGTTGTTAACTTTTTTGCAAAAATACAAAAATTCATACGAATAAATGTCGTTAATCACACTTTTACGTACGAATATTTGTAACAGATCACATTTTTTCAAACGAATATTTGTTGTCAAAACAATTTTTCACATAATAAATGCTATGCCGCACTGGCAAAAGTTGCACTATGTCTTGTTGTTTTTGGATTAAGTGATCCACGGTAAGGAACACAAACTCAAATTCACCCCGGTGCTGCCTTGCACAGGAAGCTTTTATTCAGATAGTGAATGAATGGCGATAAAAAAAATCCCTTTATTTTAGCCGTCAATTAAGGCTAACCTAAGATCAAATTTTTGAACGTGATGATATGACAAGACTAAAGCGTCCTCCAACTCTGCTTGAGGCATTAATCCCGGTAGTTTTTCTAACGGCATTAATCTCAATTAATGTTTTCATTTTTGGTGATGATTCTCTGGCCGGCTCCAACCAGATGGTGTTGGTCCTTTCGGCCACTGTGGCTGCAATTGTTGCCTTTATTTCCGGAACAAGCTGGGAAGAGCTGCATGGAGGAATTGTAAAAAGCATCGGATCAGCCATGTCAGCCATACTGATTCTTTTGTTAATCGGATCGCTGGCGGGCACCTGGCTTTTGAGTGGTATTGTGCCTGCCATGATCTATTATGGGCTTCAGATTCTTAATCCTACTATTTTTCTCCTGGCGGCCTGCATTGTAAGTTCCATTGTTTCGCTGGCAACGGGCAGCAGCTGGTCAACAGTGGCAACGCTTGGTGTGGCTTTGCTTGGCATCGGACGAGCCCTTGGTCTGCCGGATGGTGTGATTGGCGGAGCTATTCTTTCCGGGGCCTATTTTGGAGATAAAATGTCGCCACTGTCCGATACTACCAACCTGGCGCCTGCGATGGCAGGAACTGATCTTTTTACCCATATCCGATACATGGTATTAACTACCGCGCCAACCTTTACAATCACACTGATCATTTACCTGGTTATTGGTTTTTCCCGCACTCAATCCACCGAAATCAATGATATCCAACCCATTCTATCTGCTATCAATGGAACATTTAATGTTACACCGCTTCTTTTTATTGTTCCTGTCATGGTCATTTCTCTGATAGTGATGAAAATTCCGGCACTGCCAGCATTACTTTCAGGGACACTTGCCGGAGCATTGTTCGCACTGATTTTCCAGCCTCAGATCATCGAACAGGTGAGTGGGATTGAAGGTAAATTCCACGTTGCTGCCTATGTTGCTATTATGAAATCGATGTACACCAGTATCAGCGTGACCACCGACCACGAAATGGTGAACAGTCTATTGTCAACGGGCGGTATGCGGGGGATGCTTAATACGGTCTGGCTGATTATCTGTGCGATGGTCTTTGGCGGTATTATGGAGGCCGGCGGGTTGCTGCAGCGAATCACCCAGACTGTGATCCGGTGGGCTAACAGCCAGGGGTCGCTTATAGCATCAACAGCAGGAACCTGCATTTTCTTCAATATTACGGCCAGTGACCAATACCTCAGTATTGTGGTGCCGGGAAGAATGTTTGCCAGCACTTACCGCGAAAGGGGATTAGCTCCCCAAAACCTTAGCCGCACCCTCGAAGACAGCGGAACGGTTACTTCTGTGCTCGTCCCCTGGAATACCTGTGGCGCCACACAATCTGTTGTCCTCGGCATTCCAACCCTGACCTACTTGCCTTACTGCTTTTTCAACCTGATCAGTCCGCTGATGACGATCTTTTTCGGGTATATGAACATAAAAATTGCCAAACTCAGCGACCAGGTATTTGTCCGTAAAGATCAATAAGTTTGAGTAACCATCGTTTGGCTGATGAATGTGCTTGATAAAGTATTGAAGAAAATGCCATTAACGGATAAAAACAAGATTTATAGCAATGCCGGGCCAAAACGTTGGCGTGGATGGATCACTATTTTTATGGGAATATGGAAGAAATTAAACCACTTTGCTACTGTTGCTTTTCTGATTTTCCGGAGCATTTCCTCTAAACCTCTGCCCATTTTTGCTATACCTTTAATAACAGTCCTTTTATCAGTTCAGATCCTTCTTCCTGCTCAACCGGTAGAGTTGCCATTTAAAGCAGGTGAAAAACTCTATTACCAGGTAGCCTACAACTGGCATTTTGTATGGGTAGAAGCCGGCAAAGCGGAGTTTTTGGTTGATAGCCTGAAATACGGTGAAAGA
The sequence above is drawn from the Bacteroidales bacterium genome and encodes:
- the nhaC gene encoding Na+/H+ antiporter NhaC, with the translated sequence MTRLKRPPTLLEALIPVVFLTALISINVFIFGDDSLAGSNQMVLVLSATVAAIVAFISGTSWEELHGGIVKSIGSAMSAILILLLIGSLAGTWLLSGIVPAMIYYGLQILNPTIFLLAACIVSSIVSLATGSSWSTVATLGVALLGIGRALGLPDGVIGGAILSGAYFGDKMSPLSDTTNLAPAMAGTDLFTHIRYMVLTTAPTFTITLIIYLVIGFSRTQSTEINDIQPILSAINGTFNVTPLLFIVPVMVISLIVMKIPALPALLSGTLAGALFALIFQPQIIEQVSGIEGKFHVAAYVAIMKSMYTSISVTTDHEMVNSLLSTGGMRGMLNTVWLIICAMVFGGIMEAGGLLQRITQTVIRWANSQGSLIASTAGTCIFFNITASDQYLSIVVPGRMFASTYRERGLAPQNLSRTLEDSGTVTSVLVPWNTCGATQSVVLGIPTLTYLPYCFFNLISPLMTIFFGYMNIKIAKLSDQVFVRKDQ
- a CDS encoding ATP-binding protein, which encodes MKRTKIAELISWKDSTSRKPLIIRGARQVGKTWLMKEFGRIYYENTVYLNIEKTKRLETIVKDDFDIQRIILALEVESGVKIDPANTLIILDEIQAIPKLITALKYFCEDAPQFHIMAAGSLLGMAIHSNVSFPVGKVQFLDLYPLSFIEYLEAFDEVNLVEMLSKCDWKLITAFKSKFIEHLKHYYFVGGMPEAVSHFVVNRDFNEIRSIHKQILYAYEQDFSKHAPVSIVPRIRMVWNSIPSQLAKENRKFIYGLIKEGSRAKDYELALTWLNDCGQVHKINRAVKPFIPLKAYEDFSAFKMFLVDIGLLAAMGDIDPKTIIEGNAIFTEFKGALTEQYVLQQMVTEDLFKIFYWSAERSSAEVDFIIQFNGLVLPVEVKAEENLHAKSLRVFHEKFAPKLTVRTSMSDYRLEEWLINLPLYAISSLKRIANK